Genomic window (Spirosoma sp. KCTC 42546):
CGTATAGTCTATCCGGCCAACGTAGCCTCCGATAGTCTTTTACGCTATTGCGCCCTGGTGAGGCAACAACCGGGTACAGCTGTCCTCGACTGGCCATTCTGCACGGTTGGGGGTGATGGAGTGGGCATGAACGAAGGACTTTGTCCTTATTATGTTCAGCAAAACGCGGTCTTTACCTTCCGGCGATTCTATGATAAAAGCGGAGTCGGGCAATATTTCGGGCGACTACATCCCGGCCAGATACAACCGTTTCTGCGCGATGGGTGGCCCCGCCTGCTAACACCGGGGCGGCTATTTACAGCACAGGACTGGCAGTTTCTGGATGCATTTCTACGCCAGAACAACTTCGCGGGTATCAACCTATATCCTGATTTACTGACACCCGAACAGGTCGCCCAGTTTTACCAGCATTATGGCCAGCCCATTGCCGAAACAACGTTTCCGGCTGCAGGTCGAGTGGCTTTTATCGCACTAAAAAGGTAGACTATTTGTTCGTATTGACGAGCGTGCAACGCCCCTGCGGCTTTTGGCGTATACTTTCTTGAACCAACTCCTGTACCGACGCATGGCATGACTTTTTACGATTGATATTTATCCAACTATCCAATTCGTACGTACCCATGCGACGTTCTTTATCGTTCGCGACGCTGACCCACGTCGCCCTACTTGGCTTTAGCCTTTTTGGTTGCCAAACCGATAGTAGTGTAGAGCCTACAAGTGTTGACTGTCTGGTTAAGGCCTCGTCTACCAACGGGACGGCCATTGCCGGTTCTTACATTGTTACCTATCGACCCGCGCTATCAACTTCCTCGTCTTCCAACGCCCGCCTTGCCAGCACCGACGCCCAGGTGGAGCAGTTTCTTACCGATGCCCAGGTCACTAATGCACAGGCGGAAGTGCTAGCAACCGGGGATCAAACCAGTTTTCTGGCTCAGCTAACCGAACGTGAGTCAGAAAAGCTAAAGCAGGACCCATCGGTTTTGCTCATAGAGCCTGATCAGATTATGTCGATGTGTAATTGTGTCGACGTTACAACGACAACCACGTTGCCCTGGAATATTAGTCAAACTGGCTACGGTCGGGGCGATTTACAAACGACAAAAACAGCCTGGATCATCGATACAGGTATAGACCTCGATCACCCCGATCTGAATGTAGATGTCACCCGAAGTAAATCATTCGTTAGTGGTACGACCTCGGCCGACGACGAAAATGGACACGGCACGCACGTAGCGGGTATTATTGGGGCCAAAAACAACAGCATCGGCGTAACCGGCATTGCCTCGGGGGCAACGCTGGTTTCGTTAAGGGTTCTGGATGATGAAGGTGAAGGTCGGCTGTCTGGAATTATTCAGGCCATCAATTACGTCCGACAGAATGGAAAAGCGGGCGATGTGGTCAATCTGAGTCTGGGTGGCGAAAGTACGTCAACGACACTCGATCAGGCAATCACCCAAGCGGCCAACGCGGGCATTTTATTCGCCATTGCGGCAGGCAACGACAGCAAAAACGCCGATAATTATTCGCCCTCACACGTCAATCATGCCAATGTGTTTACGGTTTCAGCGATGGACAGCAAAAACCAGTTCGCATCATTTTCCAACTTTGGCAGCAGTGTCGACGTTTGTGCCTATGGTGTTCGTATTACATCGACTTACATGGGTGGAAAGTATGCCACCTTGAGCGGTACCTCTATGGCAGCTCCGCATGTAGCCGGTTTATTGTTTATCCGTGGAAACACCTTCCCCAAACACGGTACGGTTACCGGCGATACCGACGGAACGCCTGATCCGATGGCAGGTGAGTAAAAGGTTCAGACCAGTAGATTCTTCTGATTCCTTGCATCTTTCCTGATCCCTAACGTATCTTTGTGGCACGTTCAGGCCAGTCTATACGTTGCTGACCTGAATCCGATTGAAAACATGCGGCACGCTGACGTGCCGTTTTTCATAAATAAAATACTCCATTAACTCGATAGGCATTATACTGTATGAGTCAACAGATAGCCTCTACCGCCAATTCGGCAGACACTTCACTAAGTCTGGCAGAGCCAGGAATCGACCTTAATGGACTGACGATCAGCCTTCAGGGAGACAACGCTGCGAAACAGGCCGATGCGATACGGGCCGCATTCCCAACGGCTACTGTGCAAACGGGCTTATCCCGGCCACTTCTCCGACGCAGGAATCGCACAGAAATTGCCATTTATGTTTTTTCTGCCCTCGCGCTGATGGTTGTCGGGCATCTGTTATTCAGCTATTTCACGCTGGATCGGCTGACGGTTATGGCTAGTTCCATTGACCTAACGCCCCAGATTTTCTACTTCATTCTGGCCGGATTTGTTGCCCAAATGATCGATGGAGCATTGGGCATGGCCTATGGCGTAACGGCTACTACATTCCTGACAAGCGTGGGCATCAGTCCCTTATTCGCTACTGCCAGCGTACACAGTTCCGAAATTTTCACCTCGGGGGTATCGGGTTACATGCACCTGAAGTTTGGCAATGTTAACAGCCGGTTGTTTAAGATTGTCCTGATTCCTGGCGTTATAGGCGCTGCGTTAGGTGCCTTTCTGATTACAAAATTGGCCGACATGGAAGTGGTTGCCAATTACTTATCACCGGCTATCTCTGTTTACACGGCCATTCTGGGTATTTTGATTCTGAAAAAAGCGCTGGCGAAACAAACGAAGAAAAAACCCGTTCGCCAGATTGGTCTGCTGGCCTGGTTCGGAGGTTTTGTCGATGCCATTGGCGGAGGTGGCTGGGGCCCCATTGTGAATTCTACGCTTATTGCGTCGGGCCGTCATCCACGCTACACAATTGGGTCGGTTAATCTGGCCGAATTTTTCGTTTCGTTTGCCAGCTCTGTTGTGTTCGCCCTCTATGCCGGATTGGATAATTATGGCATGGTGATCCTGGGTCTGATTCTGGGTGGCATGATTGCTGCCCCTATTGCTGCCCGGTTGGCACAAAAACTACCTGTCAAGACCATGATGATTTTGGTCGGAATTGTCGTTATTCTCGTAAGTTTGCGGAAGATTATCAAGTTCTTTTAGTGTCTGGGCCAAGTTCCTGCTTGGCCCGTGAAAATTGACAGGCCAGGCAGGAGCTTGGCCCAGACAGCATGCAAAAACAAACCAAAGCCATCCGTACCCAGGCGCAGCAATCGCAAAACCGCGAACACTCTGTTCCCCTGTATCTGACATCCAGTTTTACCTTCGAAAACGCTGAGCAGGGAAAAGCCTTGTTTGAAGAAACGGAAGAGGGTAACATTTATTCACGCTTCTCGAACCCCAACGTAACAGAGTTCGTCGAGAAGGTCTGCATGTTGGAAAATGCCGAAGACGGCATCGCAACAGGAACGGGCATGGCTGCCGTATTTGCCAGCATGGCTGCGTTGCTAAAATCGGGCGATCACCTGGTTGCCTGCCGGGCATTATTTGGCTCAGCACACCAGATTATTACGCAGATTCTGAGCAAGTGGGGTATTACGCATACCTATGTCGATGCAACCGCCACCGAAGCCGAATGGGAAGCCGCTATGCAGCCCAACACGCGCATGGTCTACCTGGAAACACCTTCCAACCCTGGTTTGGAACTGGTTGATCTGAAAATGCTGGCTCGTCTGAAAGCGAAATATGGATTCATCCTGAACGTAGACAATTGTTTCGCTACACCGATCTTACAAACTCCAATCGACTTTGGAGCTGATTTATCGGTGCATTCGGCCACGAAGTATATGGATGGACAGGGTCGGGTATTGGGCGGTATCGTAGTCGGTCGTGCCGATTTGATCCAGCCAATCCGGTTCTTTGCCCGGCATACCGGCCCATCGTTGTCGCCGTTCAATGCCTGGATCTTATCGAAAAGCCTGGAAACTCTGGACCTCCGCATGGAGCGCCATTGTCGCAATGCCTTGCAATTGGCCGAAGCGCTGGATGGGCACGCAGACGTTGAGCGTGTATTGTATCCGTTCCTTCCCTCTCATCCACAATATGATCTGGCTAAACGGCAGATGAGTGCGGGCGGTGCCATCGTCACCATTGAACTGGAAGGCGGTTTCGAACGCGTAAAAGCCTTCTTCGATGCACTGACAATTCCTACCCTTTCCTCAAATCTGGGCGATTCCCGTACTATCGTGACCAACCCAAACACAACGACCCATGCCAAATTGAAACCTGATGAGAAAGCCGCATTAGGTATTACGCCAGGCCTGATTCGGATTTCGGTTGGACTGGAAGCCATCGAGGATTTGATTGAGGATTTCACGCAGGCCGTCGAGAAATCAGCAGAAGCCATTAAAGAAAAGGTAGCCTAAGTAACAGCGTTTCACCCAGGCTCATCAATCAGGTAATTGACGAGTCAAACGAGGTCGTTTTCGGTGGGTCTACGAGTTCGCCGATTTGTCGGGGCAACACTTTTTACTTTCAGAAGTTTCTGTCCAGCCTTGATGCAATGAACTGATTCGGTCCGAGAAGTTTTTAGTACAATAAAGCCCTGAAGATGCCATGAAAACACTGACGCTCAATGTTCCCGACACATTAGACCCAACCGAAGCTCGTTGGGAAATGGCCCGTGCGCTCTATGAAAAAGGCAGTTTAACCCTGGAACAGGCTGCTTCTCTGGCTGAACTGGCCCCGACGTATTTTAAAATGCGATTGGCAGGTATACTGACAGGAGTAAATCTATCAACAAGCAACTTACCTACTCAACCTTTCGATCCCGAACGAATTAGGAAAATTGCAGAAAAAATGGACATACAGGAATCTTGGGAAGAACTGGTGGCAATGATTGGCAAATGATTTATTTCTTTGATACAAATATTGTTTTGGCTTATGTGCGACAAACGAAGATCGTAGATGCCATCGCGGATATTTTAAATTTGACCGATAATAATCATGTCCAAATTTCAGTAGTCACTGCTGGCGAGCTTTGGTCAATTGCACAGCAAAATAATTGGGATAGATCCAAACGAGCCATACTACAGGACTTGCTGAATAGTTATATTCGGATAAATATAGCTGATAATGAGCTGATTCAGCGGTACGCTGACATTGATGCGTTTAGTCAGAATAAATTAGCGGATCGATCATTGGGTACATCGGCCCGAAATATGGGCAAAAATGACTTATGGATTGCAGCATCAGCATCATTGGCCGGAGCTACCCTCATAACAACAGATAAAGACTTCGATCATCTGCACGGTCAGTATTTAGAAGTCGTCTGGCTTGATCCTAGTACGTATAAATAATACCCCAATGTTCCTACGCCCCGCCTTTTACAGTATCTTACTCTTACTGGCTCACTTGGCCAGTGCGCAGAGCCCTAAAAAACCACTTCGGGTGGGTATAGCGGGGATGGCTCATGATCATGTACATGGCATTCTGAATAAAGCGTTCCGGCAAGCGGGGCAAACAGACATCGAAATTGTAGGCATCGCCGAACCGAATCGTGCCCTGGCCGAACGACTCGCCAAGCAGCATGGGTTTAGTATGAGCTTAGTCTATCCAACTGTTGCTGAAATGCTCGACAAAACCAAACCCGAAGCCGTAACAGACTTTGGTCCGATTGTCGATCATAAGAAAACGGTAGCTAT
Coding sequences:
- a CDS encoding PLP-dependent aspartate aminotransferase family protein; the encoded protein is MQKQTKAIRTQAQQSQNREHSVPLYLTSSFTFENAEQGKALFEETEEGNIYSRFSNPNVTEFVEKVCMLENAEDGIATGTGMAAVFASMAALLKSGDHLVACRALFGSAHQIITQILSKWGITHTYVDATATEAEWEAAMQPNTRMVYLETPSNPGLELVDLKMLARLKAKYGFILNVDNCFATPILQTPIDFGADLSVHSATKYMDGQGRVLGGIVVGRADLIQPIRFFARHTGPSLSPFNAWILSKSLETLDLRMERHCRNALQLAEALDGHADVERVLYPFLPSHPQYDLAKRQMSAGGAIVTIELEGGFERVKAFFDALTIPTLSSNLGDSRTIVTNPNTTTHAKLKPDEKAALGITPGLIRISVGLEAIEDLIEDFTQAVEKSAEAIKEKVA
- a CDS encoding sulfite exporter TauE/SafE family protein translates to MSQQIASTANSADTSLSLAEPGIDLNGLTISLQGDNAAKQADAIRAAFPTATVQTGLSRPLLRRRNRTEIAIYVFSALALMVVGHLLFSYFTLDRLTVMASSIDLTPQIFYFILAGFVAQMIDGALGMAYGVTATTFLTSVGISPLFATASVHSSEIFTSGVSGYMHLKFGNVNSRLFKIVLIPGVIGAALGAFLITKLADMEVVANYLSPAISVYTAILGILILKKALAKQTKKKPVRQIGLLAWFGGFVDAIGGGGWGPIVNSTLIASGRHPRYTIGSVNLAEFFVSFASSVVFALYAGLDNYGMVILGLILGGMIAAPIAARLAQKLPVKTMMILVGIVVILVSLRKIIKFF
- a CDS encoding S8 family peptidase, with product MRRSLSFATLTHVALLGFSLFGCQTDSSVEPTSVDCLVKASSTNGTAIAGSYIVTYRPALSTSSSSNARLASTDAQVEQFLTDAQVTNAQAEVLATGDQTSFLAQLTERESEKLKQDPSVLLIEPDQIMSMCNCVDVTTTTTLPWNISQTGYGRGDLQTTKTAWIIDTGIDLDHPDLNVDVTRSKSFVSGTTSADDENGHGTHVAGIIGAKNNSIGVTGIASGATLVSLRVLDDEGEGRLSGIIQAINYVRQNGKAGDVVNLSLGGESTSTTLDQAITQAANAGILFAIAAGNDSKNADNYSPSHVNHANVFTVSAMDSKNQFASFSNFGSSVDVCAYGVRITSTYMGGKYATLSGTSMAAPHVAGLLFIRGNTFPKHGTVTGDTDGTPDPMAGE
- a CDS encoding type II toxin-antitoxin system VapC family toxin, encoding MIYFFDTNIVLAYVRQTKIVDAIADILNLTDNNHVQISVVTAGELWSIAQQNNWDRSKRAILQDLLNSYIRINIADNELIQRYADIDAFSQNKLADRSLGTSARNMGKNDLWIAASASLAGATLITTDKDFDHLHGQYLEVVWLDPSTYK